The Emcibacter nanhaiensis genome contains the following window.
TTGAAGGCGGCCAGTGCCTCGCCCGTCCACCCCGCCCCGGGAAAGGCCGCCATTTCCTCCTCCAGCGCCAGCAGGGTCTTCAGGATATGGCAGGAGACAATCGGTTCCGGCAAGCCGTGATCGAGCAGAAAGTCATGAGCCTGCGCGAGGAAGGCTGCGGCCTCCGGCACCTTCCATGCGGTCACATCCAGGTCACGGTCGAGGTAACCGGCATTACGCCCGGCGAAGCAGGCCATTTGCAACAGCCCCTGCGGCCACAGCTCAGGGGTTTCCTCACACAAATGACGCACCGCATTGGAAAAGGTCAGGCCGTGGGTGAAGTCCAGCCAGTCCACATTGTCGGTGATTTTGTTGCGGGTGCGGGCGGCGAGATCCGTATCAAAGTGAAGCAGGTTGCGCACGAGGGCGGCAAAGAGCAGCTGGTAAAGCTCCTTTTCCGCCATAGCTGAAGACGCAATCGCCTCCAATATCCGGTTGGCCGGCTTCGCCCATAGTTCGCCCACGGAGAGAGCCTCGCCGGACTGGCTCCAGCCCTCCAGCGCCGGACCGTAAGCCCTGAATTCGGGGATCAGGTCCTCCCGCCGCGCATAGACCAGGCTGCGCACCATGGTTCTCAGCACCGGGGCAAGATAATCCGCGCCGATCCTGTCCAGCAACTGGCCGGCCTTGACCACATAAATGGCGGAATGGCCGAAGTCGTTGTAATGGGCCAGCGCCGCCCGGGCGAGAACGGGGCGAAGCTCGGCATAGGACAAGCCTTCCGCCAACGCGCCGTTCATCAGGGCAACGGCCTCTGCTTCATTCTCCGCCTCCACCGCCGCCAGGAATTTTTCTGCCTCAAACGGCTCCACCCGGTCGGCGTAGGGGAAGCCATCATAGCGCTGGCTGTCCCAGGCGAAATGACTGACCGCCTCCAGCGCCGTGACCAGGGCGGCATCGTCGCGCCCTTCCGCTTCATATTTCTCCGTCAGCGCCAGCCAGTCGGCGGCGGCGGCAAAAGCATGGCTCATGCCATATTCAAATTGCAGGTAACATCTGTTGATCATTTCCCCCACGGCCCGGGCATAATTTCCGCCCGCGGCCTTGAAGCGGGCCAGTTCCCGCCCCATCCGGTCATATTCATAGCGATGGAAGCAGGCATAAAGATTATCCAGGGCCCGGGACTGGGCCGCGGTCCGGTCGGGATCGGCCAGATCAACCAGGATTGCTTCCCCCTCAATTTTCACCGCATAGGACCTGAGCTGGTCGCCGCCGACAACCGTCTCGCCGCTGTCCAGGTCGAACTTCCAGTTATGCCAGTTGCAAGTGAGTCGGCAGTCATCGGACATATGCCCTTCGGACAGGGGATAACCCTGGTGGGGACAACGATTGTTTACGGCAAAGAGACGATCGCCTGTCTGCAGCACCAGGATCTGCTTGCCGCCCTTGCGGAAAACCAGTTTGCCTTTCTCGTGCAGGTCGGCGGCCTTTCCCGCCGGAATCCAGCATTCCTCAGTCATTTTTTCGGTCCTTTTTAAAGCTGGATTATCTCATTTCTGATCCCAGGGTCCAACGTCTTTCGGCGCCCGCGGCGGGAAAAAGCCGATGATTTTTTCCAGGATTTCATCAAGCCATTCGGCAGAGGCATGTGGTGCTGCAGTCATAAACATAGCATTTCCTTTAATAAAGCTTTTTCTTTATTAATTAGTTATACCTCCCGAATTATTTTGTAAAGTATTTTCTTTAATTATTGTATTTCGTTTTATATACAAACACTTAAAAATACACCTCCACTAAACTGCAGATTTATAATTACTCTTAACTGCAATTTATTCTTGACTTGAAAATGATAACGCATATTAACTGCATAAAAATATATTAGGAGATTTTATTAAAATGAAACGCCTGCTTACTCTCACCCTGGCTCTTTGCGGCCTGACCACTTCTTCATACGCCGACGAAAGCCTGTGGGGCGTGGTCAAAGGCGCCGAACCCCTGCCCAAGGGTGCACAGATGATCAGCATCCACGCCATTCACCGCTCTGACAAAGGCGCCGGTGAATATAAAGCCACCGATTACCAGGTCGAGGTCTCTAAAGGCTTCACCAACAAACTGACCGGCTCTTTATACCTGCTGGGCATGGGCATTAACACCAGCGGCATCCGCATCGACGGCTATATGCCCGCCGATCGTGATTTTGATTTCAAGCTGACCGGTTTCGAACTGGCCCTGAAGTATAACTTCCTGAGCCCGGCCCTGGATGATATCGGCCTGTCCACATACCTCAGCCTGAGCCGCACCTGGGTCGATCCCCACTCCGGTCAGTCCAAGAACAAAACCACCGGCGAACTGAAACTGCTGCTGCAGAAATATTTCCTGGACGGTCAGCTGATCACCGCCGCCAATGTCGGCATCGAAGTGACCAGCGCCACCCGCGGTGAGATCGCAGGCCTGCCGGAAGATTTTGAGTGGCCCACCTTCCCGGAAATGGAAATCGGCCTGAACGGTGGCGCAGCTGTGTCCTACCGCTTTGCCGACAACTTCTATTTTGGCGTGGAAGCGGTATATGACGCCGAATATGAAACCGAAGTCGGCCAGGAGCGCTGGTCCATCTTTGCCGGTCCGAACCTGCATTACGGCGGCCAGAAATGGTGGGCAACCCTGTCCTGGCTGCGCCAGCTGAAAGGCGGCGGGGAAATGTTCGACGCCCAGAGCTATGACAACCTGCACCTGATCGAGAAAACCCGCGACGAGTTCCGCCTCAAATTCGGGTTCAGCTTCTAAGAGGTAACTACATGAGCTTCAAACAACAGCTTTTACTGGTACCTGCGGCGACGGTTTTGACCGTCGCCCCCTCCTTTTCTGCGGAATATCTGACCCTGCAGCAGGCCCAGCAGGCGGCGTTCCCGGCTGCTGACAGCTTCGTTTCCACCGAGCTGACCCTGACCAAGGACCAGAAAAAACAGATCAAAAAGGCCAGCGGCGTGCGACAGCGCTGGGATGTGCAGAAAGTCTGGCGGGCCGAGAAAGCCGGCGAATTCCTGGGCTGGTTCATCGTTGACGATGTGGTCGGCAAACATGAATTCATCACCTATGGCGCCGCCCTCACCCCGGACGGCGCCGTCAAATCCATAGACATTATGATCTATCAGGAAAGTTACGGCGGTCAGGTCCGGGAAGAAGACTGGCAGAAGAATTTTGACGGCAAAACCTCCGACAGCCGCCTCAAACTGGGCGACGACATCCCCAACATTGCCGGGGCGACCCTGTCCTGCCGCAATGTCACGGACGGCGTGAAACGGCTGCTGGCCATTCATGACCTGTTCCTGACGTCTGACAGGACTTCATGACCGGCGGGAGCGATATCAGCAACGACAATTTCCCCAAGCGCCGGATGCGTCCGGCGCTTGGCTGTTTTACGGAGGTCGGCATCTGGGACGGTCCGGACCCAGAGCAGGCCTTCGCATCTGCCTATGCCGCCATCAATGAAATCGAACAATTGATGTCCTTTCACAACCCCGACAGCGAGCTGAGCCGCCTCAACAAGGCCGGTGCCCGCGGCACCACAGTCTCCTCCCCCACCTTGCGTGTTCTCCGCCTCGCCCGGGCCCTCACCGCAAAAAGCAACGACCGTTTCAACTGCACCGTCGGCGGCACCCTGGTGCGCGCCGGTGCCCTGCCTGATCAGGATTTCGGAGATGTTCTCCGTCGTGGAGACGCCTCCGATATCCTGATTGACGGCAACCATGTCGCACTGCGCCGACCGGTGCTGGTCACCCTCGATGGCATCGCCAAGGGATTTGCCGTCGACCGGGCCGTCCGCGCATTAAAGGCTTGCGGAGTGAGCTCCGGATGGGTAAATGCAGGGGGTGACCTGAGAGTATTTGGAGAGCATTTGTTGACTATAGAGCGACGAGATGAGCACGGCAGCCCCCTTCCTTGGGGTCAATTGGGCAATGCCGCCCTGGCCACCTCCCAGATCGGACGGCCGGATCCGGAGCGTTTCCCGTCTATGCTGGTCGGCGCCAATGGTCCCTCCCAACACTCCGGTTCCGTCACCATCCTGGCGCGACAGGCCTGGCGCGCTGACGCCCTGACCAAAATCGCCGCCAGCCTGCAGGGCCCGGACCTGAAAACGGAGATTGAGCGTCTCGGCGGCGTTCTGGCCGCAGATCCTGAAAGCGGAGAGGTCTGGTGAAAGGTTACCCCGCTTTTGTCCACAGCCTGACCTGGATCCTGATGCTCGGCCTGTTGATCAGCGGCCTGTTGATCCTGCCCGGCATGCTGGACCTGAAATTTGAAATAGATGTGCCGTTCCGCCTGCGCGGGGAATGGACCCTGATTATGGCCGCCTCCCACGCCCTGTTCGCCTTCCTCGCCGTCGGCCTGGTCGGGGCGCTGCTGCCCGTGCACATCCGCCTGAATTTGCGCCGCCATATCAAGCGCCTCAGCGGCTTTACCCTGCTCGGGGCGACGTCGCTACTCATCCTTACCGCCCTCGGCATCTATTATTTCGGTGATCCGTATCTGAGCCACCTGTCCAGCCTGATCCATACTGTCGTCGGCCTGGTCATGGGACTGGTTTTCATCCTCCATGCCCTGAATATCGGCCTGAGCCGCCTCTCCTCCGGTCCCGAGGCACAATAAGCCCTTTGATCTTTCCCTTTACTTAGTAAAGTATTTTCTTTAATTATGTAGACATGAAAGACAAGGCCGTTAAAAGCAAAGAAAAAATCCTGAACCTTCTGAAGACGGAAGGTCCCCGGGAAGCGCCTGCCCTGGCGGAGCGTCTGGGAGTCACCGCCATGGCGGTGCGCCAGCACCTCTATGAGCTGGAAAAAGACGGCATTGTCGAGGCCCTGTGCTGCCCGCGCCCCAAGGGCCGTCCGGGCAAGGAATGGCACCTGACCGAAAAGTCAAACGAACTGTTCCCGGACAGCCATGCGGAGTTTGCCGTCGGCCTGATCCATTCCGTCCGCGACGCCTTTGGCGAGGACGGCATGGACAAGCTGCTTGACCTGCGGGCGGCGGAACAGGTTGCCAGCTACCGCGCTGAAATCGGCGAGCAGCGCGACCTGAAAAAACGGCTCGATAAACTGGCCGAGCTCAGGACCCGCGAAGGCTATATGGCGGATGTTCTGCCCGGTGATGAGCCGGACCAGTTTCTGCTGGTGGAAAATAACTGCCCCGTCTGCGAAGCGGCCCGGGAATGCAGCGGCATCTGCGCCAGGGAACTGCAGGTATTCGAGGAACTGATGGGCGACGATGTCGCCATATTCCGCACCGAACATATCACCAGGGGCGCGCGGCGCTGTGCCTATGTGGTGCGCCCTTATGACCCGAAAGCCGGGGCGCAATAAAATCAGACGTGCTGGCCGCCGTTGATATGGATTTCCGCGCCGGTCACATAATCTGACGCATCCGTACACAGATAATAGATGGTTTTCGCCACTTC
Protein-coding sequences here:
- a CDS encoding Rieske (2Fe-2S) protein produces the protein MTEECWIPAGKAADLHEKGKLVFRKGGKQILVLQTGDRLFAVNNRCPHQGYPLSEGHMSDDCRLTCNWHNWKFDLDSGETVVGGDQLRSYAVKIEGEAILVDLADPDRTAAQSRALDNLYACFHRYEYDRMGRELARFKAAGGNYARAVGEMINRCYLQFEYGMSHAFAAAADWLALTEKYEAEGRDDAALVTALEAVSHFAWDSQRYDGFPYADRVEPFEAEKFLAAVEAENEAEAVALMNGALAEGLSYAELRPVLARAALAHYNDFGHSAIYVVKAGQLLDRIGADYLAPVLRTMVRSLVYARREDLIPEFRAYGPALEGWSQSGEALSVGELWAKPANRILEAIASSAMAEKELYQLLFAALVRNLLHFDTDLAARTRNKITDNVDWLDFTHGLTFSNAVRHLCEETPELWPQGLLQMACFAGRNAGYLDRDLDVTAWKVPEAAAFLAQAHDFLLDHGLPEPIVSCHILKTLLALEEEMAAFPGAGWTGEALAAFNRFLAIPVRRRHSLRTARQSLEFTAKE
- a CDS encoding DUF6662 family protein, with the translated sequence MKRLLTLTLALCGLTTSSYADESLWGVVKGAEPLPKGAQMISIHAIHRSDKGAGEYKATDYQVEVSKGFTNKLTGSLYLLGMGINTSGIRIDGYMPADRDFDFKLTGFELALKYNFLSPALDDIGLSTYLSLSRTWVDPHSGQSKNKTTGELKLLLQKYFLDGQLITAANVGIEVTSATRGEIAGLPEDFEWPTFPEMEIGLNGGAAVSYRFADNFYFGVEAVYDAEYETEVGQERWSIFAGPNLHYGGQKWWATLSWLRQLKGGGEMFDAQSYDNLHLIEKTRDEFRLKFGFSF
- a CDS encoding FMN-binding protein, giving the protein MSFKQQLLLVPAATVLTVAPSFSAEYLTLQQAQQAAFPAADSFVSTELTLTKDQKKQIKKASGVRQRWDVQKVWRAEKAGEFLGWFIVDDVVGKHEFITYGAALTPDGAVKSIDIMIYQESYGGQVREEDWQKNFDGKTSDSRLKLGDDIPNIAGATLSCRNVTDGVKRLLAIHDLFLTSDRTS
- a CDS encoding FAD:protein FMN transferase gives rise to the protein MTGGSDISNDNFPKRRMRPALGCFTEVGIWDGPDPEQAFASAYAAINEIEQLMSFHNPDSELSRLNKAGARGTTVSSPTLRVLRLARALTAKSNDRFNCTVGGTLVRAGALPDQDFGDVLRRGDASDILIDGNHVALRRPVLVTLDGIAKGFAVDRAVRALKACGVSSGWVNAGGDLRVFGEHLLTIERRDEHGSPLPWGQLGNAALATSQIGRPDPERFPSMLVGANGPSQHSGSVTILARQAWRADALTKIAASLQGPDLKTEIERLGGVLAADPESGEVW
- a CDS encoding helix-turn-helix transcriptional regulator; translation: MKDKAVKSKEKILNLLKTEGPREAPALAERLGVTAMAVRQHLYELEKDGIVEALCCPRPKGRPGKEWHLTEKSNELFPDSHAEFAVGLIHSVRDAFGEDGMDKLLDLRAAEQVASYRAEIGEQRDLKKRLDKLAELRTREGYMADVLPGDEPDQFLLVENNCPVCEAARECSGICARELQVFEELMGDDVAIFRTEHITRGARRCAYVVRPYDPKAGAQ